Part of the Ignatzschineria larvae DSM 13226 genome, TGACCTGCAAAAAAAGCAGGTTTTGCACCATTTTCTGCGATCCATACACGCCACAGTGCGATACTGACAGTTAAAATCGCAGGTTGCGTGATCTCTGTTTTGCCAAGGGCAACTTCATCACCGCTGCGAATAATATCAGATAGAGAAAAACCTAAAGCCTCATCAGCCTCTAATAAAGTCTGTTCAACAATGGCATGATCTAACAGATCTGCAATCATACCTACAGATTGAGATCCTTGTCCTGGAAATACAAATGCTAATGTTTGATTAATCTCGCTCATCTCTTCTTCTCTTTTACTATAAATTAATCTTAATTCATTTAGCTTAATTCAATCTTAAGCTATAAATAATATTACTTTGATCAATCTGTCGATATTACAATACTGCGATAAAGAGTATCGACCCTTTCGCTAGCACACGCTGTCTCTTTGACATTCTTAATGCAACAGAGGCTTCTTACACTATAGGATCGTAATAGAATACCACTATGTTGTCTCTATTACGATCCTATTCAATTTCTATATCACGCCACTTGGGACAAACTCTATCAATCAATGCATCAGCCTAATATTCTGATATCATTTTATGAGCTATCTATGGATATTAATCACTACATTCTGACTAGCGCTGAACCCCACGTAAAACCACCGCCGAAAGCTTCCATCAACACTAAATCACCTTTCTTAATACGACCATCTTTCCGCGCCACATCAAGCGCTAAAGGAATACTCGCTGCAGAGGTATTGGCATGCTGATCAACGGTGACAATCATCTTCTCTTTGGGCATACCTGCGCGCTTTGCGGTTGCCGTCATAATACGCAAATTTGCCTGATGAGGAATGAGCCAATCAATATCATTCCCTGTAAGATTTGCTGCTGTCAAAGTCTCTTCGACAATTTCATGAAGCTTTGTGACTGCATGCCGAAATACTTCATTGCCTTTCATCTGTACAAAAGGATAGATATCGGGCTTAGAGATAACGCTCTTTTTCACAGACAAGAGATCTTGATAACGACCATCTGCATGTAGGTGTGTCGCAATAACCCCTTCATCCTCAGTTGCTTCTAGTACAACCGCTGCCGCACCATCACCAAAGAGCACACATGTGGTGCGATCTTCCCAATCTAAAATTCGAGAATAGATTTCAGAACCAATAATCAATACCCGCTGTGCACTACCAGCTTTAATAAAATTATCCCCAATGGATAACGCATAGATAAAGCCAGAACATGCAGCACTAATATCAAAGGAAGCAGCGTGATGATTCCCGAGCATCTCTTGTACTATTGTCGCTGTAGAGGGGTAAGTCTGATCTGGTGTCGTTGTTGCAAGCACAATCAGATCAATATCATCAGCTGTAATATTGGCATCCGCTAAGGCATTTTTCGCCGCTTCAAAGGCTAATGCCGCAGTCGTTGCATCATCATCTGCTATATGGCGTTGGCAGATACCTGTCCGCTCCACAATCCATTCATGACTCGTATCAACCGTTTCAGATAACATCTGATTAGTGACAATATTAGGTGGCAAATATTGCCCTGTTCCGATTATTCTTGAATTCATCCCTATCCAACCTATTCTTCTGACTGCTTCATCTCCGCAGTTTCAAATTGTTTACGCATCTTCTCAATGATCTTTTGCTCCACGAGCTTCACCGAAATCTCTATTGCATTTTGAAAAGAGATTCGATCAGCATTGCCATGGGATTTTACCACAATACCACGTAATCCTAATAAACTCGCACCATTATGTTTGCGAGGATCGAGCTTTACTTTCAAATCGTTAATAACAGGAAGCGATACTACCGCCGCACATTTCGTGAAAAGATTACGCTTAAATGAACTTGAGAGTTGATTCACGATCATTTTAATCGTTCCTTCTAACGTCTTAAGCGCAATATTACCGGTAAAGCCATCTGAGACAATCACATCTACATCATCGAAGAAGATTCCATCAGGCTCTGTAAAACCAATATAATTGAGCCCCGAATTTTCCATGAGAGGCACCGTACCACGAACTAACTCATTCCCTTTCATCGCTTCTGTACCGATATTCATGAGTGATACTTTAGGCTCGGGATCTCCACTCACTGCAGATGAGAGTAATGCGCCCATCTTCGCAAATTGATAAAGGTGTTCAGGCGTAACATCCACATTTGCGCCTAAATCGAGCAGATGAACATACCCCCGCTCTCTCAATGAAGGAATAGAAGTACAGATTGCCGGACGCATAATGCCAGGTAACGTTTTCAGGACAAATTTAGCGGTTGCTAGTAAGGCACCCGTATTTCCGGCTGACATCGCAGCATCCGCTCGTCCATCTTTAACACAATCAATCGCAACTCGCATAGATGAATCTTTCTTATTCCGCAATGCACTTTGCGGTGCATCATCCATCTCCACCACTTCTGTTGCAGGAATTAAGGTAATTCTTCCCGATTTAAAAAAAGGTTCTTTCTCCAACAATGGCAACAGTTCATCACTTCTACCAATTGCCAATACAGAAAGATTATCATGTACATTAAGAGCACTCACAACGGCCGGCAAGAACTCCTGGGCACCATTGTCACCGCTCATCATGTCGACAGCGAGTTTAATTTGCATCTGATGATTCTTAATCACTTTGCAATTCCTACTTCATTTTCCTATTTAATAATAAAAAACCTACGCTATCTCCAATCCAAGATATATGCGTAGGTCTTTCGATAAATGTCTATCGATCCTAAATCAACGAGGATTACTCTTGATCGATAACTTGTTCATTTTTAGTGATCACTTTACGACCACGGTAATACCCATCTGCAGTTACGTGATGACGTAAATGAGTTTCACCAGAAGTCTTGTCAAT contains:
- the plsX gene encoding phosphate acyltransferase PlsX, with translation MQIKLAVDMMSGDNGAQEFLPAVVSALNVHDNLSVLAIGRSDELLPLLEKEPFFKSGRITLIPATEVVEMDDAPQSALRNKKDSSMRVAIDCVKDGRADAAMSAGNTGALLATAKFVLKTLPGIMRPAICTSIPSLRERGYVHLLDLGANVDVTPEHLYQFAKMGALLSSAVSGDPEPKVSLMNIGTEAMKGNELVRGTVPLMENSGLNYIGFTEPDGIFFDDVDVIVSDGFTGNIALKTLEGTIKMIVNQLSSSFKRNLFTKCAAVVSLPVINDLKVKLDPRKHNGASLLGLRGIVVKSHGNADRISFQNAIEISVKLVEQKIIEKMRKQFETAEMKQSEE
- a CDS encoding beta-ketoacyl-ACP synthase III, which gives rise to MNSRIIGTGQYLPPNIVTNQMLSETVDTSHEWIVERTGICQRHIADDDATTAALAFEAAKNALADANITADDIDLIVLATTTPDQTYPSTATIVQEMLGNHHAASFDISAACSGFIYALSIGDNFIKAGSAQRVLIIGSEIYSRILDWEDRTTCVLFGDGAAAVVLEATEDEGVIATHLHADGRYQDLLSVKKSVISKPDIYPFVQMKGNEVFRHAVTKLHEIVEETLTAANLTGNDIDWLIPHQANLRIMTATAKRAGMPKEKMIVTVDQHANTSAASIPLALDVARKDGRIKKGDLVLMEAFGGGFTWGSALVRM
- the rpmF gene encoding 50S ribosomal protein L32, which produces MAVQKSKVTRSKRGMRRAHDFLTARPVSIDKTSGETHLRHHVTADGYYRGRKVITKNEQVIDQE